From the bacterium genome, the window GATACCCGTCGACGTGAAGGCAACAGACGTCGGACGGCTGCATCCTGCCATCGAGGCCACCACGTACTACATCGCCGCCGAGGCCACCGCCAACGCCGCCAAGCACGCGCGCGCCCATCAGGTCGAGATAACGCTGGCTCGAACACCACACGCGCTCCGGCTCACCGTCACCGACGACGGCGTCGGCGGAGCGGCCGTCAGCAGAGGCACAGGACTGCAGGGTCTTCACGACCGCGCGGACGCGGTCGGCGGCCACATCACACTGATGAGCCCCGTCGGCGGGCCGACCGTCCTCACGGCCGATCTCCCGATCCTCGGGCCGCGAACCGAGAGGTAGCTTGCCCATGCCGCTCCGCTTGGTCCTGGCCGACGACGCGGCCTTGATCCGCCAA encodes:
- a CDS encoding histidine kinase, translating into LRELEVSRARIARAADEARRRIERDLHDGAQQQFVAVAMRLENARRLLAAAPDDAARLLQAAHADLREAIAELQRLAHGIHPAELPERGLTSALRTLARRAAIPVDVKATDVGRLHPAIEATTYYIAAEATANAAKHARAHQVEITLARTPHALRLTVTDDGVGGAAVSRGTGLQGLHDRADAVGGHITLMSPVGGPTVLTADLPILGPRTER